The Vibrio bathopelagicus genomic sequence AAACAGAAAGAAGAAGTGGTTGGTGCTCAAGTACTGCGTAACTTCGAGAAGTCTGTGATGCTACAAACGCTAGACGGTCTTTGGAAAGAGCACTTGGCTGCGATGGATCACCTTCGTCAAGGTATCCACTTACGTGGTTATGCTCAGAAGAACCCGAAACAAGAGTACAAGCGTGAGTCGTTTGAACTGTTTGAAGGCCTACTCGATGTGCTGAAAACAGATGTTGTTACCATCCTTTCTAAAGTTCGCGTTCAGCAACAAGAAGAAGTTGAAAAGATGGAAGCTCAACGTCAAGCTCAAGCTGAACAAGCGGCGCGTCGTGCACAAGCACAACACGCAACGGCTGAAAACCAGCTAGCTGACGATGAAGCGGATGCGGCATCTCCACAAACGGTAGTACGTGATGAGCGTAAAGTGGGTCGTAACGAACCATGCCCATGTGGAAGTGGTAAGAAGTATAAACAGTGTCACGGCAAAATTGACTAAGTTTGGTGAAACGTTGCTGTAACGGATGATTACAGTGTCGGAGGTACTCACTTACTAACGTAAGCTCCGTGCCACCTCCTTGCACTCACCACATCACAGCTTAGCTTCATAAAACTTACTGATATTAAAAAGAGTCGCTTAGGCGGCTCTTTTTGTATGTAAATAATAAGGTTTTGATAGCGTCATCCTCGAGAGTGAGGTACGAGCGAGTCGGGGATCTTTCGAACTAACAAAAGAGCAGATACCCTATCTAATTCGTTCCTCATTGTAGGGAATGACGGTAGGGACATAGAAGGAACATCATCATATGAAAAGAATCCATATTGTCGCGGGCATTATCTTCAACCAAGATAAGTCACAGGTCTTTATCACTAAACGCCCAGACGACAAGCACAAAGGCGGTTTCTGGGAATTCCCTGGTGGTAAAGTAGAAGCGGGCGAAACCATTGAGCAGGCGATGGCTCGTGAACTTGATGAAGAAATTGGCATTAAGGTGACAGATCAGTCTCTGTTTGAGCACCTTGAATTTGATTACAGTGACAAGTCGCTTAAGTTTGATTTCATTCTTGTGACTGATTTCGAGCAACAGCCTTATGGTAAAGAAGGGCAACAAGGTGAATGGGTCGATCTTGAATCATTGAGCCAATACGCATTCCCTGAAGCGAATGTGCCCATTTTAGAGCGAGTAATAAAAGAGTTTTCGTAATTGCTAGCCTGAGTTTGAGATTGTTGTTAGTTTAAAGAGATTAATCGAATGAACGTTGCTGCGACAGATGAGCAGTGACGGTAACCAAAACAATGGAGATATTCGCAGTGGTAAGAATTGCAATTGCAGGAGCAGCTGGCCGTATGGGTCGTAACTTGGTGAAAGCCGCTCACCAAAATTCAGAAGCAAGCGTTGGCGCTGGTTCAGAGCGCCCAGAGTCATCTTTGGTCGGTGTTGATGTTGGCGAGTTATGCGGTGAAGGCCGTTTTGATGTAGCTCTAGTCGATGACCTTTCGAAAGCGATTGAAGAGTTTGACGTGATCGTCGACTTTACCGCACCTGTGAGCACATTAGCGAATATTGAACTTTGTAAACGTCACGGAAAGAAGCTAATTATCGGTACGACAGGTTTCTCTGAAGAAGAAAAGCAGGTTATCGATGCGGCTTCAAAAGAGATGCCTATTGTAATGGCACCAAACTACAGTGTAGGCGTAAACCTGGTATTTAAGCTGCTAGAAAAGGCCGCTAAAGTGATGGGCGATTACTGTGATGTTGAAATCGTAGAGGCTCACCACCGTCATAAAGTTGATGCACCTTCTGGTACTGCGATTGGCATGGGCGAAGCGATCGCCGGTGCGATGGGCAATGAACTAAACGATGTCGCTGTATGGTCACGCGAAGGCATTACGGGCGAGCGTACAAAAGATGAGATCGGTTTTGCGACAATTCGTGCCGGTGACATCATTGGTGAGCATACCGCTATGTTTGCTGATATTGGCGAGCGCGTTGAAATTACCCATAAAGCAACGGATAGAATGACCTTTGCTAATGGCGCAATCAAGGCGGCTGTTTGGCTAAATGACAAGCCAGCAGGCTTTTATACCATGACGGATGTCCTTGGTTTAAACGATCTATAAATAGATATTTATGCGCTGGCAATTGCCGGCGCTTTCTTTATTACCCCCTTTTTTCCACTTAAACTGCTCTTGGTTACTTTCTTCTTATTCTCGATTTTTCCTGATTAGAACTGTAATTGGCTATTGTTTATGGGTGCTTGGCTGTTGTTTTTGATTTAAAGCCCTAAATTTACATGTTTACTCTTTGTATTTATCGATTGCGTTTTGTTGGTGATATTTTTGTTACTCAATGGCGGGTGAAAATGACGGGTGAAAATTAGAAAATCGTAATATTCCTATTAATTGAGTATGAAAGTTGAACTTTTGAAGCTTTGGTAAAGGAAATTGAATTAGTTCTTACAAATGTTTAATTTCTTTTGCGTTAAATGTTGACACGTATCACGCAGATCACTAAAATACCGCCAATTTGTCTAATTTCCATAAACACGCAGTTTTTAGTGTTGCAGGAAGGTAGATTTGCAAATTAAATCAATTTTAATGCATTTTTATTTCTGGAGGTTGTCTTGAAGAAGTCAGCACTACTCGTCCTAGAAGATGGGACAGTATTTCACGGTGAAGCCATTGGCGCTGTAGGTTCTGCAGTTGGTGAAGTCGTTTTTAATACCTCGATGACGGGGTACCAAGAAATCCTCACTGATCCTTCCTATTCTCAACAAATCGTTACCCTTACTTACCCTCACATTGGCAATACCGGAACCAATTCCGAAGATGAAGAATCTTCTTCAATCCACGCTCAAGGCCTTGTGATTCGCGATCTCCCTCTAATCGCTTCTAACTTCCGTAATGAACAATCCCTTTCTGATTACCTTAAGTCGCAAAACGTTGTTGGTATCGCTGATATCGATACTCGTAAGCTGACACGTATTCTTCGTGAAAAAGGTGCTCAAAACGGTTGTATCGTTGCAGGTAACAATTTAGACGAAGCTTTGGCTCTGGCTAAGGCAAAAGAATTCCCTGGCCTGAAAGGTATGGACCTTGCGAAAGAAGTTACAACAAAAGAAGCGTATCAATGGAAACAAGGTTCGTGGACGCTTACGGGTGGACTTCCTGAAGCGAAAGCAGACTCTGAATTGCCATACCACGTTGTTGCTTATGACTTCGGCGCAAAACGAAACATCTTACGAATGCTTGTTGACCGCGGCTGCCGCCTAACGGTTGTTCCTGCTGAAACTTCAGCAGAAGAAGTACTCGCTCTGAACCCCGACGGTGTTTTCCTTTCAAATGGCCCTGGTGACCCAGAACCATGTACTTACGCAATTGAAGCGACAAAAGTGTTCCTAGAAAAAGGCTTACCAATCTTTGGTATCTGTCTAGGTCACCAGATTCTTGCTCTTGCGTCAGGTGCTAAGACAGTGAAGATGAAGTTTGGTCACCACGGTGCAAACCACCCGGTTAAAGATTTAGATCGTGATGTTGTGATGATTACTTCACAAAACCACGGCTTTGCTGCTGACGAAGATACACTTCCAGAGACATTGCGAGCGACTCATAAGTCTCTATTTGATGGTTCTCTACAAGGTATCCACCGTACAGATAAACCAGCATTTAGCTTCCAAGGGCACCCAGAAGCAAGCCCAGGTCCAGAAGATGCGGCACCGCTATTCGACCACTTCATTGAATTAATTAAACAGCACACAGCGTAATCCGGAGTAGTAGATAATGCCAAAACGTACTGACATTAAAAGTGTTCTAATTCTAGGTGCTGGTCCGATTGTTATCGGTCAAGCATGTGAGTTTGATTACTCTGGTGCTCAAGCTTGTAAAGCACTTCGCGAAGAAGGTTACCGAGTTATTCTTGTAAACTCGAACCCAGCGACAATCATGACTGACCCAGACATGGCTGATGCGACTTACATCGAACCTATCCAATGGGAAGTGGTTCGTAACATCATCGCTAAAGAGAAGCCAGATGCAGTTCTACCGACAATGGGCGGCCAAACTGCACTTAACTGTGCGTTAGATTTAGAAAAATACGGCGTACTTGAAGAGTTCGGCGTAGAGATGATTGGCGCAACGGCTGACGCTATCGATAAGGCTGAAGACCGCTCTCGTTTTGATAAAGCAATGAAATCGATTGGTCTTGAGTGTCCAACGGCTGATACAGCGAAAACGATGGAAGAAGCTTACAAAGTTCAAGAAATGGTTGGTTTCCCTTGTATCATTCGTCCATCGTTTACGATGGGTGGTACAGGCGGTGGTATCGCTTATAACAAAGAAGAATTTGAAGAAATCTGTCGTCGTGGTTTGGACTTGTCTCCAACCAACGAACTTCTAATCGATGAGTCACTAATCGGTTGGAAAGAGTACGAGATGGAAGTGGTTCGCGACAAGAACGACAACTGCATCATCGTGTGTGCGATCGAAAACTTTGACCCAATGGGTATTCACACTGGTGACTCGATCACAGTGGCTCCGGCTCAAACGCTAACAGACAAAGAATACCAACTAATGCGTAACGCTTCTCTAGCGGTACTGCGTGAGATTGGTGTTGAAACGGGTGGTTCAAACGTACAGTTTGGTATCAACCCGAAAGATGGCCGTATGGTTATCATCGAGATGAACCCACGTGTATCTCGTTCTTCTGCACTTGCTTCTAAAGCAACAGGTTTCCCAATCGCTAAGATTGCAGCGAAACTGGCTGTTGGCTTTACGCTAGATGAGCTAATGAATGACATCACTGGCGGCGCAACACCAGCATCATTCGAACCAACAATCGACTACGTAGTAACTAAGATTCCTCGTTTTAACTTCGAGAAATTTGCAGGTGCTAACGACCGTCTAACGACGCAAATGAAGTCGGTTGGTGAAGTTATGGCTATCGGCCGTAACCAACAAGAATCTCTACAGAAAGCACTTCGCGGTCTAGAAGTTGGCGCAACTGGTTTTGACGAAATGGTTGACCTAGATGCGCCTGACGCTCTAACGACGATTCGCCATGAGCTTAAAGAAGCTGGTTCTGACCGTATTTGGTACATCGCAGATGCTTTCCGTGCTGGTATGTCAGTTGATGGTGTATTCAACCTAACGCAAATTGACCGTTGGTTCCTAGTTCAAATCGAAGACATCGTGAAACTAGAGCAAGAACTTAAAGCGAAAGGCTTTGCTGGTCTGAATAAAGACGAGCTAATGAAGCTTAAGCGTAAAGGTTTTGCTGATGCTCGCCTGTCTAAGATTCTAGGTGTGGCAGAAAGTGAAATTCGTCGTCTACGTGACCAATACGATATTCACCCAGTCTACAAGCGTGTAGATACGTGTGCGGCAGAATTCTCTTCTGATACGGCTTACATGTACTCATCTTACGATGACGAATGTGAATCGAACCCAACAGACAAAGAGAAAATCATGATCTTAGGCGGCGGTCCAAACCGTATCGGCCAAGGTATTGAATTTGATTACTGTTGTGTACATGCATCTCTAGCACTGCGTGAAGATGGCTACGAAACAATCATGGTTAACTGTAACCCTGAGACAGTTTCGACAGACTACGATACATCTGACCGTCTGTACTTTGAACCAGTAACACTGGAAGACGTACTAGCAATCGTTCGTGTTGAGAAGCCAAAAGGCGTTATCGTTCAGTACGGTGGTCAAACACCACTGAAACTGGCTCGTGAGCTTGAAGCTGCTGGCGTACCAATCATTGGTACTAGCCCAGACGCAATCGACCGTGCAGAAGACCGTGAGCGTTTCCAAGTTGCTGTTGACCGTCTTGGTCTTCTACAACCAGAAAACGCGACAGTAACAACAATGGAGCAAGCGGTAGAGAAATCTCGTGAAATCGGCTTCCCATTGGTTGTTCGTCCTTCTTATGTTCTTGGTGGTCGTGCGATGGAAATCGTATACGACGAGCAAGACTTACGTCGCTACTTCAACGAAGCAGTCAGCGTTTCAAATGAATCTCCAGTACTACTTGATAGCTTCCTAGATGATGCCATTGAAGTAGACGTTGATGCGATTTGTGACGGTGAGCGCGTTGTTATTGCGGGTATCATGGAGCACATTGAGCAAGCAGGTGTTCACTCGGGTGACTCAGCATGTTCTCTTCCTGCTTACACGCTAAGCCAAGAAATCCAAGACGTAATGCGTGAGCAAGTTGAAAAGCTAGCGTTTGAGTTGGGTGTTCGTGGTCTAATGAATACGCAGTTTGCTGTTAAGAACAACGAAGTGTACCTAATCGAGGTTAACCCTCGTGCAGCACGTACAGTACCGTTCGTATCGAAAGCAACAGGCGCAGCGGTCGCTAAGATTGCAGCTCGTGTTATGGCGGGTCAATCGCTAGAGTCTCAAGGCTTTACGAAAGAAATCATCCCACCATACTACTCAGTGAAAGAAGTTGTTCTTCCATTCAACAAATTCCCTGGTGTTGACCCACTATTAGGCCCAGAAATGCGCTCTACTGGTGAAGTTATGGGTGTTGGTGCAACGTTTGCTGAAGCATACTCTAAAGCTGAATTGGGTTGTGGCAACATCTACCCAGAAGGCGGCCGTGCACTTCTTTCTGTTCGTGAAGGCGACAAAGAGCGCGTTGTTGACCTAGCATCTAAGCTATCTAAGCTTGGTTACCAGCTAGACGCAACACACGGTACTGCAGTTATCCTTGGCGAAGCGGGTATCAACCCACGTCTAGTAAACAAGGTACACGAAGGTCGTCCTCACATTCTTGACCGTATCAAGAACAATGAGTACACGTACATAGTGAACACTGCTGCTGGCCGTCAAGCGATTGAAGATTCTAAAGTTCTTCGTCGTGGCGCATTGGCTGAGAAAGTTAACTACACGACTACGCTAAACGCTGCATTCGCGACTTGCATGGCGCACACTGCAGACGCGAAAACGTCAGTAACTTCAGTTCAAGAGCTACACGCACAAGTTAAAGCTTCTCAAGCTTAATTGACTCACGTGTATCGCTGTTAAGCGGATATAAATGCTCAAAGCCCACTCTTCGGAGTGGGCTTTTTTATGTCTGTCATTTGGTTGGAATTAAATGATGAAAATTTGGAATGGGTTACAATCTTGTGTTTCGTTGTTGATTGTTTGCTCACGGTGGTAAGTTGTCGCTACACGAGAATTTAAGGCGTTGGGTATATGGAAATCACTCTAGAAATATTGGCTATCTTGTTTGTTGTTGCAACGGCGGCAGGTTTTATTGATGCAATGGCTGGTGGCGGTGGATTGTTGACTCTACCTGCATTGCTAGCGGCAGGAGTACCACCAACGCAGGCATTGGCAACCAACAAACTTCAAAGTTCTTTTGGTAGCTTCTCCGCCAGTTGGTATTTCGTACGCAACGGTATCGTGAACATAAAAGAGATGCGTCTTGCCATTATCTGTACCTTTATTGGTTCTGCGATTGGCGCTGAGTTAGTGCAGCATATTGACGCGAGCTTGCTGACCAGCATGATCCCATTACTGCTTATTGCCATCTCTCTCTATTTCCTATTAGCACCACAAACCAGAGCGTCTGAGGGAAAACAAAAGATCTCTGAGGCGATGTTTGCTTTGTGTATTGGTGGTGGTGTTGGCTTCTACGACGGCTTTTTTGGACCAGGTACGGGTTCTATTTTTACCGTCTGTTTTGTTGCTATCGGCCATTTCTCTTTAGTGGATGCTACGGCACGTACCAAAGTACTGAACTTCACCTCGAACATCGCTGCACTGATCTTCTTTATTTTGGCTGGCTTGCCAATTTGGGAGTTAGGATTAGTGATGGCGGTTGGTGGCTTTATGGGCGCTCAACTTGGCGCTAAAGTAGTGGTGACAAAAGGGCAGAAGTGGATTCGCCCCCTTGTGATCGTGATGTCGATGTTAATGGCTTCTAAACTGCTTTGGGAACAGCATCAACAATGGATTCTATCAGTGTTTTAACCCGTGGAGACTGATAGCTATTTGGCCTTACACAGATATGAATCGGTCGAATTAACCCCTCTAGCTCCGGAAAACTAAACAGGTATTGAGGCTCAATATTGAGTGTCTTTACGATCGAGAGCGGGATCAAAGCAGGCCCTGTCCCACCCAACGCTAGCTGGGCTGCTGCGGTGTAAGCATCCATCTCCATTAAGGGTTTGATGCCGAACTTTTCAAGCACAGATAACTGATATGAGTTTGCCGGATTAGTCATGTCGTTGGTAATGACTAAAGGAGGAAGCTTAGTCAGTGGCGTTTGGCTGACAATATAGAATGGTTCGTCAAACAGATGAAAGGTCATCAGCCCGTGATGCGGTGGCAGTAAGCCTGCACACAACCCCAATGTAGCCTTGCCCGATTGAACGCGCTCGATAATTCTTGGGGTATGGTTAGTGGTGATGGTGATGTATTTATCTTGCTGGATAAATTGCCCCATCATTTGCCCTAAATAACCTGCGATCAAAGATTTAGAGCTATCTAAGGTAATAAGGGTGGTGTCTTCCAACTCTTGTTGCTCATAGATAAGCCCTCGAAGTTCATTGAATGCAGGGCCTATACTCTCGATGAGCGCGACCGCATCCGGCGTCAGTTTTATCTGTCGGCCACTCGGTTCTATGAGTTTCTTGCCTAACTTCTTTTCTAAATTCGCAATCCGTTTGCTGACGGCTGATTGGCTGATATAAAGCAAACTGCCAGTACGGCTCATGGTCTTTGCTTTGCTCAGTACCAATAGAGTTTCGATTCCTTCGAGTAACATTTAGTGATATTCATGAAAGTTGGGAATGATTGACCCAAGTTACCTTAAACACCATTCATTCTCTAGTCTTGAACTCATAGATATTAAACAAGCTAGGAGTTTTGAAGCTAGTCGCTAGTGAGTACGTTAGCTAGGTTCTCTTAGCTAGGCTCGCGATGCGTTGGCCAAAGTAGAAAGCGGTTTTAAGATCATTGCTGTTAATGTGATTATTGGTGCTATCAGCCGTCTGATCATCACTGGCGACCAAACCAATACTTGAACCTGTGCGATTCAAACCTAAATCATCGATATGCTTTGAGATATCAAGCCCCGCCCAAATCATGCCATGCTGACAAGCCAGAGTGAAAAAGCTTAACAAAGTTTGTTGCTGCTCGCCGTTAAGGCTACCACCAGTAGTGAAACCTGCAGCGAGCTTATTCCGCCATGCTTTCTTACAGTAGGTATCACTGCTCGCATCCATAAAGCTTTTAAACTGCGCGGCTGGTGAGCCCATGTAAGTAGGAGCACCATAGATAATCGCATCACAGCTATCTAATACTTTGAGCTTATCGTCATTGTCATATCTTCCTTCTACTACCTCAGAAGATAGGACTTCAATGAGCAGTGCTGAGTTGGATTGTTGAGTGTTAATACCTTCAGCGATTGTCTCAGCGACTTGCTTCGTCGACCCATTTTTAGAGAAGTAAACAATACCTACTTTACTGATGCTCATCTTGAACTCCCTATTGTCAGTGTTAGTAAATAAAATTATTTATAAAGCAACCTATTTACCAATATAGCCTGCCAACTAGATAAGTAAATAAAAAACATTACTAAACCATGAGCTAATGAACTAACCAGCTATCTAAATTGAGAGTAAGGAAAGAGGGGGATCTTTGAAGGGTGAAATAGAGGGTATAAGTGATTTGAAAGCGAATAAAAAAGGCTCCTATGCGGAGCCCATTTCTATTTTGTAACGCTAGCCTATTTGATTGCGAAGGTAGGCAATGACAAGTGCCAGCGAATAGCGCCAAGCCTAATCAATAGTGTCGTGAACACGCCGGCTAAAAAGGCAGTTTCTGAGTCGTGTCCCATGCTAATTGCCATGGTATGGAAAGCGCCGCCAATGATACAAGCGGTCGCGTAGACTTCACTTCTTAGGATCATCGGGACTTCACGAGCAAGTACGTCACGGATAATACCGCCACCGCAACCTGTGATCACACCCATGATAATAGCAACCAATGCAGAATCTTGATAAATCAGTGCTTTTTCAACACCAATGCCAACAAATACAGCTAAGCCGATCGCATCACATACTGGCAGGATCCACCAAGCCAGACGCTTTGGGCGTCTTACTATAATCATGGTCAGCAAACAGGTGGTGATGATGACCCAAAGGTAGGTGGTATCGGTGATCCAAAACACGGGAGTTGCACCCAATGCCATGTCACGAATAGTACCGCCGCCAATCGCGGTTACACTGCCTAAAACGGCTACACCAAAGGGATCCATCTTAAGACGGCCAGCGACAAATACGCCAGAGACAGCAAAAATGGCAGTGCCAAATAAATCGATAATATAAAGCAGCATGGAGTCCATGATACTGGTGCTCTTATGGTTGAAATTGTAGGGACAGGTCGGTGGCGAATTGTACGAAAAAACGCAGCAAATAGTTAGTGATTTTGCCTCGCTCTATCGAAGAAATCGCATACTTGTTGGATCGCTTTCAAAGTTCTCGTCGTTGGGCGATTTATCCAGTCAGAGTTGAGTGACCAAATCTGATTTTGAGCGACCGCCGGGATCTCATCTTGCCAAGTTTGCCACATGGCTCCATTCTCAATTGCGTGCTGAGAAGTGAAGATCACTTGCGGCTTCCTTAACACAACTTGCTCAATGCCAACTTGTGGGTAAGGAGAGGCGCTGTCTTCAAAAATATTGTGGCCACCACAAAACTCAAACACCTCACTTGGCCAGTGTCCTTGAGCTACGGTGATGATCGGCTTTTCACTGAGCTGATAAAAGTAGTCTACGGGTTCGGCATCTTTATATTTTAGTCTCAACTTGTTGAGCTGCTCTTTGTATTGCTTAGCATTATTCTCTCCAATATTCGGATCACTGGAGTATTGGCTGAGTTGCTCGATATTGGTCGCAATGCTGTCTAGGCTTTTGGTTTTAGAGTAGTAAATGTTAAATCCAAATTGCTCTAGTTTCGCGAGTTCTCTTGGTGGATTCCCAGCTGGCCACGCGAGAATCAGATCAGGTTGCAGGGCGATGATTTTCTCAACCTTGATGCCTTGGTAATTCGCCACTTTCTCCAGCTTGTCAGCTTGTGGTGGATAATCACTTCGCTCACTAACCGCGATAAGATTGTCACCTAAACCTGCGCTGTAGGCGAGCTCAGTCGCGTGAGGAGCAAGGCTGATGACGCGCTCGGCAGTTACTACTTCTGTTGCGAGGGAAGCGGGTGCCCATAAATAAAAACTGAGACTGAACGTGAGAGCGGTACATCGTGTAACGAGTTGAGAGGGTTTCACTTTAAATCCCTTGATGAATAATGAGTAATACTAGGCTTTGTAAGAATATCCAGATAGCGATGCGGCCAAAAACCAGCCTTTGAACCTGAGATAAATGCAGGGCTGATGGAGCGATTCTGCCGCCTAATTTTGCACGAATGGCTTTGGTGTTGTCATAAATAGCAGGACCGCCCAGTGAAAGCTCAAGCTTGTTGCCAACAGCGGTAATTAACCATGCAGGGCCAGGTAGAGGCCAAGAGCGACTCTGAACGAGCATCATCTTAAACGTGTGTGTGGCCTTATCACCACATACGATCATCAAAGCAAATAAGCGCATTGGTATGAATTCTAGGGTCGCGACAATCTTGATAGCGGTTGAGCCGAATGGGGAAAATTGCTTGCGACTTGGTGACCAAGCTCGAGCTAACTCGACTACAAGGCGATACATTAGCGCGGCGATTCCACCACCGATGGCGTACCAGAACAGCACACAAACTACATTACGAGCGTAACCCATGATGATGGTTTCAGCAGCGGCTTTACCAAGCCCAAGTGATGACAGTGATTCAGTTTGACGATTAACAATCGGAGCCAATAACTGGCGAGCCGCGGCTTTATCTTCTCGGCCAAGTGCTTTGATCAGTTGATTCGCTAGCTTTTCATTGTTACGCCAATCAATCGCGAGTAACAACAGCGCTAATTCAAACAGTTGTGATTGCCAAACCAGTGGCTGCAGTGCCAATAGAATAACCAGAGCCGGCAAGACCATTAACCCCCAAGCTAAGGTGCCCGAGATTAAGCTTTGGGAATAGTTTTGGTTGTTATTAACCTTGCTTGCTAAAAGTTCAGCAAACTTATGCCATAAGGTCGTGGGGTGTGCGGCATGAGGGATAGGTAAAATTAAATGAAAAAGCAGTGCTCCCCACATTACAAGGAGCACGCCATTTGCAAATACCTGATCGAACAGTGTTTGCATGTCTAGTCGCTTACTTTAGTAGGGCAACCATCTTGATAACCATTTCAGAAGAGCTTTGCGCTGCTAGTGGCAGGAACTCTTCGAAGCTCATTGGTGATTCTTTGTCTGCAACGTCAGAGATTGCACGAACAACCACGAATGGTACTTGGAATTGGTGACAAGCTTGAGCGATAGCCGATGCTTCCATCTCTACAGCAACCACCGATGGGAAGTGCTTACGGATAAACTCTTGGCGTTCAGCTGTACATACAAATGCGTCGCCAGTACAGATAAGACCGCGAACGGCATGCTTACCTTCCATTTGTGCTAGTGCTTGTTCTGCAACAGCCATCAGCGTGTCATCCGCCTTGAACGCTGCAGGTTGACCTGCCATTTGGCCGATTTCGTAACCGAAAGCAGTAACGTCTGCATCGTGGTGACGAACTTCAGTCGAGATAACCACATCACCAAGGTTTAGCGTTGAATCAAAACCGCCAGCAGAGCCAGTGTTTAATACTACATCTGGTTGGTATTCGCTTAGTAGGATTGAAGTACCAACAGCCGCTGCTACTTTACCAATGCCTGATTGAAGCAAAACAACGTCAACACCATTAAGCTGACCAGAGAAAAAGGTACAACCGCCTTTATTAACTTCAGTAATGTCTGAAATTGCTGCTTTTAGGATCGCAACTTCTTGCTCCATTGCGCCAATGATGCCGATTTTCATGTGTA encodes the following:
- the carB gene encoding carbamoyl-phosphate synthase large subunit → MPKRTDIKSVLILGAGPIVIGQACEFDYSGAQACKALREEGYRVILVNSNPATIMTDPDMADATYIEPIQWEVVRNIIAKEKPDAVLPTMGGQTALNCALDLEKYGVLEEFGVEMIGATADAIDKAEDRSRFDKAMKSIGLECPTADTAKTMEEAYKVQEMVGFPCIIRPSFTMGGTGGGIAYNKEEFEEICRRGLDLSPTNELLIDESLIGWKEYEMEVVRDKNDNCIIVCAIENFDPMGIHTGDSITVAPAQTLTDKEYQLMRNASLAVLREIGVETGGSNVQFGINPKDGRMVIIEMNPRVSRSSALASKATGFPIAKIAAKLAVGFTLDELMNDITGGATPASFEPTIDYVVTKIPRFNFEKFAGANDRLTTQMKSVGEVMAIGRNQQESLQKALRGLEVGATGFDEMVDLDAPDALTTIRHELKEAGSDRIWYIADAFRAGMSVDGVFNLTQIDRWFLVQIEDIVKLEQELKAKGFAGLNKDELMKLKRKGFADARLSKILGVAESEIRRLRDQYDIHPVYKRVDTCAAEFSSDTAYMYSSYDDECESNPTDKEKIMILGGGPNRIGQGIEFDYCCVHASLALREDGYETIMVNCNPETVSTDYDTSDRLYFEPVTLEDVLAIVRVEKPKGVIVQYGGQTPLKLARELEAAGVPIIGTSPDAIDRAEDRERFQVAVDRLGLLQPENATVTTMEQAVEKSREIGFPLVVRPSYVLGGRAMEIVYDEQDLRRYFNEAVSVSNESPVLLDSFLDDAIEVDVDAICDGERVVIAGIMEHIEQAGVHSGDSACSLPAYTLSQEIQDVMREQVEKLAFELGVRGLMNTQFAVKNNEVYLIEVNPRAARTVPFVSKATGAAVAKIAARVMAGQSLESQGFTKEIIPPYYSVKEVVLPFNKFPGVDPLLGPEMRSTGEVMGVGATFAEAYSKAELGCGNIYPEGGRALLSVREGDKERVVDLASKLSKLGYQLDATHGTAVILGEAGINPRLVNKVHEGRPHILDRIKNNEYTYIVNTAAGRQAIEDSKVLRRGALAEKVNYTTTLNAAFATCMAHTADAKTSVTSVQELHAQVKASQA
- the mutT gene encoding 8-oxo-dGTP diphosphatase MutT, encoding MKRIHIVAGIIFNQDKSQVFITKRPDDKHKGGFWEFPGGKVEAGETIEQAMARELDEEIGIKVTDQSLFEHLEFDYSDKSLKFDFILVTDFEQQPYGKEGQQGEWVDLESLSQYAFPEANVPILERVIKEFS
- a CDS encoding TSUP family transporter yields the protein MEITLEILAILFVVATAAGFIDAMAGGGGLLTLPALLAAGVPPTQALATNKLQSSFGSFSASWYFVRNGIVNIKEMRLAIICTFIGSAIGAELVQHIDASLLTSMIPLLLIAISLYFLLAPQTRASEGKQKISEAMFALCIGGGVGFYDGFFGPGTGSIFTVCFVAIGHFSLVDATARTKVLNFTSNIAALIFFILAGLPIWELGLVMAVGGFMGAQLGAKVVVTKGQKWIRPLVIVMSMLMASKLLWEQHQQWILSVF
- the carA gene encoding glutamine-hydrolyzing carbamoyl-phosphate synthase small subunit, producing MKKSALLVLEDGTVFHGEAIGAVGSAVGEVVFNTSMTGYQEILTDPSYSQQIVTLTYPHIGNTGTNSEDEESSSIHAQGLVIRDLPLIASNFRNEQSLSDYLKSQNVVGIADIDTRKLTRILREKGAQNGCIVAGNNLDEALALAKAKEFPGLKGMDLAKEVTTKEAYQWKQGSWTLTGGLPEAKADSELPYHVVAYDFGAKRNILRMLVDRGCRLTVVPAETSAEEVLALNPDGVFLSNGPGDPEPCTYAIEATKVFLEKGLPIFGICLGHQILALASGAKTVKMKFGHHGANHPVKDLDRDVVMITSQNHGFAADEDTLPETLRATHKSLFDGSLQGIHRTDKPAFSFQGHPEASPGPEDAAPLFDHFIELIKQHTA
- a CDS encoding LysR family transcriptional regulator, producing the protein MLLEGIETLLVLSKAKTMSRTGSLLYISQSAVSKRIANLEKKLGKKLIEPSGRQIKLTPDAVALIESIGPAFNELRGLIYEQQELEDTTLITLDSSKSLIAGYLGQMMGQFIQQDKYITITTNHTPRIIERVQSGKATLGLCAGLLPPHHGLMTFHLFDEPFYIVSQTPLTKLPPLVITNDMTNPANSYQLSVLEKFGIKPLMEMDAYTAAAQLALGGTGPALIPLSIVKTLNIEPQYLFSFPELEGLIRPIHICVRPNSYQSPRVKTLIESIVDAVPKAV
- the dapB gene encoding 4-hydroxy-tetrahydrodipicolinate reductase; this translates as MEIFAVVRIAIAGAAGRMGRNLVKAAHQNSEASVGAGSERPESSLVGVDVGELCGEGRFDVALVDDLSKAIEEFDVIVDFTAPVSTLANIELCKRHGKKLIIGTTGFSEEEKQVIDAASKEMPIVMAPNYSVGVNLVFKLLEKAAKVMGDYCDVEIVEAHHRHKVDAPSGTAIGMGEAIAGAMGNELNDVAVWSREGITGERTKDEIGFATIRAGDIIGEHTAMFADIGERVEITHKATDRMTFANGAIKAAVWLNDKPAGFYTMTDVLGLNDL
- a CDS encoding flavodoxin family protein, which translates into the protein MSISKVGIVYFSKNGSTKQVAETIAEGINTQQSNSALLIEVLSSEVVEGRYDNDDKLKVLDSCDAIIYGAPTYMGSPAAQFKSFMDASSDTYCKKAWRNKLAAGFTTGGSLNGEQQQTLLSFFTLACQHGMIWAGLDISKHIDDLGLNRTGSSIGLVASDDQTADSTNNHINSNDLKTAFYFGQRIASLAKRT